A genome region from Aphelocoma coerulescens isolate FSJ_1873_10779 chromosome Z unlocalized genomic scaffold, UR_Acoe_1.0 ChrZ, whole genome shotgun sequence includes the following:
- the CORO2A gene encoding coronin-2A — translation MSWHPQYSSSKFRHVYGKAASRDKCYDCVPITCSVHDNHFCAVNPSFIAVVTECVGGGAFLVIPIKQTGKLDPHYPKVCGHKGNVLDIKWNPFNDFVIASCSEDATVKIWDIPNQLLKRNIITPKKELIGHARRVGLIEWHPTAANILFSSGYDYKIMIWNLDVKDAVLSEPVKIIDVHKDVVLSMSFNTDGSRLATTCRDRKIRVIDPRAGTVLQEANYKSHRANKVLFLGNMKKLFSTGTSWWNNRQIALWDQNDLSVPLLEEDLDGSSGLLFPVYDSDTHMLYVVGKGDGNIRYYEISPEKPYLNYLMEYRSHLPQKGIGMMPKRGLDVAACEIFRFYKLIPTKSLIEPISMIVPRRSESYQEDIYPLTAAAQPALTAQQWLNGINKGPLLVSLKPGSEAVSPLPQFLDPEPFTKVTDLSQQEGGRMSLEDKQKLGEIRDSRKKMKSEGELPSSKKMCLFNGPDEFECPPPKTENELLQMYFRQQEEIRQLRVLVNQRDVQIKQLKLELRNVRMDTHDN, via the exons ATGTCGTGGCACCCGCAGTACAGCAGCTCCAAGTTCCGCCACGTGTATGGCAAAGCTGCCAGCAGGGATAAGTGCTACGACTGTGTGCCCATCACCTGCAGTGTCCACGACAACCACTTCTGCGCTGTGAACCCCAGCTTCATTGCGGTGGTGACCGAGTGCGTGGGCGGCGGCGCCTTCCTTGTCATTCCCATCAAGCAG acaggCAAGCTTGATCCACATTATCCCAAAGTATGTGGGCACAAAGGAAATGTTCTGGACATCAAGTGGAACCCATTCAATGACTTTGTAATAGCGTCGTGTTCAGAAGATGCCACA GTTAAAATCTGGGACATCCCCAATCAGttgctaaaaagaaacatcATTACTCCGAAGAAAGAACTTATTGGGCATGCTCGAAGAGTTGGTCTGATTGAATGGCATCCCACGGCTGCTAACATCCTCTTCAGCTCTGGCTATGACTACAAG ATAATGATCTGGAACCTTGACGTCAAGGACGCTGTCCTTTCAGAGCCAGTGAAGATTATTGATGTTCACAAAGATGTGGTCCTCTCCATGTCATTCAACACAGATGGTAGTCGCCTTGCCACTACTTGCAGGGACAGGAAGATACGTGTGATAGACCCTCGTGCTGGAACAGTCCTACAG GAAGCAAACTACAAGTCTCACAGAGCCAATAAAGTCTTATTCCTTGGAAACATGAAAAAGCTGTTCTCTACTGGAACATCTTGGTGGAATAATAGGCAAATTGCATTATGGGATCAA AATgacctttctgtgcctttactGGAGGAGGATCTGGATGGCTCCTCAGGACTACTGTTTCCTGTCTATGACTCCGACACACACATGCTTTACGTGGTGGGAAAG GGTGATGGAAACATACGGTACTATGAGATAAGCCCTGAGAAACCATACCTGAACTACCTGATGGAATATCGTTCTCACTTACCACAGAAGGGAATTG GAATGATGCCAAAGAGAGGTCTTGATGTGGCAGCTTGTGAAATTTTCCGTTTCTATAAACTGATCCCAACTAAAAGCTTGATCGAGCCCATCTCAATGATTGTGCCTCGACGG TCGGAATCATACCAGGAAGACATCTACCCCTTGACTGCAGCAGCCCAACCGGCACTGACAGCACAACAATGGCTGAACGGGATTAACAAAG GACCTCTTCTGGTATCCTTAAAACCAGGCTCTGAAGCTGTGAGTCCCTTACCACAGTTTCTTGACCCAGAGCCATTTACAAAAGTTACTGACCTGAGCCAACAAGAGGGAGGAAGAATGTCTCTGGAGGACAAGCAGAAGCTAGGAGAGATCAGAGATagcagaaaaaagatgaaatCGGAGGGGGAGTTGCCAAGCAGTAAGAAAATGTGCCTCTTCAATGGCCCTGATGAATTTGAGTGTCCACCACCAAAAACTGAAAATGAG CTTTTGCAGATGTATTTCCGGCAACAGGAAGAAATCCGTCAACTACGTGTGTTGGTAAACCAGAGAGATGTCCAAATTAAACAGCTGAAGCTGGAGCTCAGGAATGTCAGAATGGACACACACGATAACTGA